The genome window TCCCGAGGATCAAGAGTGGGAGGAAACTTTTGTGAAAGAGATAGATCAATACCACACCAATACTGGCAATGATAAAGAGTAAGCTGAACCAACGACCAAGGTTTTCAAGCATGTGGCGTTGGTAGTTGATTTCTGTTTCATATCCATTGACAAGTTCTTGTTTTGTAACCATGGGATTCCTCCTGATAAAAATTGAGAATGAAGTGCAAGTAAAGGAGGTCAATTCACTTCATTCTCAAAAACTCCTACTAGCAAATTTGTTTTTTCTTTTCCTTAGTATTTAAGATGTGGATCAAAGATACCAAGGGCAACACCGATCAAAGCCACTACAACGAGAAGTAACATGACTTTGTTTGGTGAAATTTTTTTCTTAGACATCAACCACCAGCAAAGAGTGATGAAGGCTGCTGTCAAGAGACCTGGATAAACACCATCGATCTTTTCTTGGATGTTCAAGAAGACTTTTCCTTCAGCATTCTTGAATTGAAGGGCTGTTGTAACAGATACCCAAGTAGCTGCTACGGCACCGATAACCATACCACCGACAACGCTGATCGCTTTACGAAGAGCTTGTCCTTTTGGTCCTACAAGGAATTCAACGGCTTTATCCCCTAATTGGTAACCTTTGAAGAAGGCAAAGCGCATACCAAAGTAGACTAAGAGGTTCCATACGACGATGTAGAAGAGAGCACCAGCGACGTTACCACCTTTAGAAAGTCCAAGGGCAATCCCCAAGAGAACTGGAATCAAGGTACCAACGACCAATGAGTCACCAATACCAGCGATTGGTCCCATCAAACCGGCACGCATACCGTTGATGGTTTCGCCATCTACTGCATCTCCGTTTGCACGCGCTTCTTCCAAACCAGCTGTGATCCCTACAACAAGAGATCCAAGTTGTGGTTCAGTGTTGAAGAAGGCCGT of Streptococcus sp. S5 contains these proteins:
- a CDS encoding PTS system mannose/fructose/sorbose family transporter subunit IID, giving the protein MRRIFKMADRKKISKKTLAKAFHHWYYGHLTCFSQEHMQTFGYLTSMLPIVEEMYDTKEEQKDAMQTYTAFFNTEPQLGSLVVGITAGLEEARANGDAVDGETINGMRAGLMGPIAGIGDSLVVGTLIPVLLGIALGLSKGGNVAGALFYIVVWNLLVYFGMRFAFFKGYQLGDKAVEFLVGPKGQALRKAISVVGGMVIGAVAATWVSVTTALQFKNAEGKVFLNIQEKIDGVYPGLLTAAFITLCWWLMSKKKISPNKVMLLLVVVALIGVALGIFDPHLKY